One genomic region from Anopheles bellator chromosome 2, idAnoBellAS_SP24_06.2, whole genome shotgun sequence encodes:
- the LOC131208189 gene encoding cytochrome P450 4C1-like translates to MFLLVALVALCLGYLLVKYHQRRQQLLEISRHFSGPYPQYFLGCYYLFKNKSVEDIFDVLNECHQKYGADVSMVGAFNDLVLDLSGTENVEKVLLAKTTKKSFPYEFLEPWLGTGLLLSFGDKWFQRRKIITPAFHFKMLDQFMDVFNREANVLVARLESQVNQKEFDIYDYITLYALDSICETSMGVQVNAQNDPNNEYARSVKQMSEFIFRRVFSVLRQFPSLFFLYPFAKEQEQVIKKLHNFTNSVIEKRRRQLENEQLLNKVEFNRDEEDLYSKRRDTFLDQLLKVTVNGQPLSTADIREEVDTFMFEGHDTTTSGISFTILQLAKCQDVQQKLFEEINTAFGADASTTVLTSASLQELKYLDLVIKEALRLRPPVPFIGRKLLEDMEMNGTIVPAGTTISLNIYNVHRNPKVFPDPERFDPERFSDENEVKRGPYDYIPFSAGFRNCVGQRYALLEMKVTIVKLIAAYRILPGESIDRLRLKTDLVLRPAGTGIPVKLVKRLR, encoded by the exons ATGTTTCTACTGGTAGCCCTCGTGGCGCTCTGCCTTGGCTATCTCCTTGTGAAGTACCATCAGAGGCGCCAACAATTGCTGGAGATCTCGAGACACTTCAGCGGGCCGTATCCACAGTACTTTCTGGGGTGTTACTATCTCTTCAAAAACAAATCTGTCGAAG ACATATTCGATGTCCTGAATGAGTGTCACCAGAAGTACGGGGCGGATGTGAGCATGGTCGGTGCGTTCAACGATCTGGTGCTGGACCTGTCCGGGACCGAAAACGTGGAGAaggtgctgctggccaagaCGACCAAGAAGTCGTTCCCGTACGAGTTTCTGGAGCCATGGCTAGGCACCGGGCTGCTGCTTTCGTTCGGCGACAAGTGGTTCCAGCGGCGCAAGATCATCACTCCGGCGTTCCACTTCAAAATGTTGGACCAGTTCATGGATGTGTTCAATCGGGAGGCCAACGTCCTGGTGGCGAGGCTCGAGAGCCAGGTGAACCAGAAGGAGTTTGACATCTACGACTACATCACGCTGTACGCGTTGGACAGCATTTGCG AGACCTCCATGGGTGTGCAGGTTAACGCCCAGAATGACCCGAACAACGAGTACGCCCGCAGCGTGAAGCAAATGTCGGAGTTTATCTTCCGGCGGGTCTTCAGCGTGTTGCGTCAGTTCCCTTCACTGTTCTTCCTTTACCCGTTCGCTAAAGAGCAGGAGCAAGTGATCAAAAAGCTCCACAACTTCACCAACTCGGTGATCGAAAAACGTCGCCGGCAGTTGGAGAACGAACAGTTGCTCAACAAGGTCGAATTCAACCGAGACGAGGAAGATCTGTACTCGAAGCGCCGGGACACCTTTCTCGATCAGCTGCTGAAGGTGACGGTCAATGGTCAGCCGCTCAGCACCGCCGACATTCGGGAGGAAGTGGACACGTTCATGTTCGAGGGACACGATACGACCACGTCCGGGATTTCGTTCACGATTCTACAGCTGGCCAAGTGTCAGGACGTTCAGCAGAAGCTGTTCGAGGAGATCAATACTGCGTTCGGGGCGGATGCCAGCACCACCGTACTAACCAGCGCTTCGCTTCAGGAACTGAAGTACTTGGACCTGGTGATCAAGGAGGCGTTGCGTCTAAGACCACCGGTCCCATTCATCGGCCGAAAGCTGCTGGAGGATATGGAAATGA ATGGAACTATTGTCCCAGCTGGCACCACGATCTCGCTCAACATCTACAACGTACACCGCAATCCAAAGGTGTTCCCCGACCCGGAGCGCTTCGATCCGGAACGGTTTTCCGATGAGAACGAAGTGAAGCGCGGCCCATACGACTACATCCCGTTCAGTGCCGGGTTCCGGAATTGCGTCGGCCAGCGGTACGCGCTGCTCGAGATGAAAGTTACGATCGTGAAGCTGATCGCCGCCTACCGCATCCTGCCCGGAGAGTCCATCGACCGGCTTCGGCTCAAGACGGACCTTGTGCTGCGTCCCGCAGGCACCGGCATCCCGGTGAAACTAGTCAAAAGACTACGGTGA